From the Erythrolamprus reginae isolate rEryReg1 chromosome Z, rEryReg1.hap1, whole genome shotgun sequence genome, one window contains:
- the LOC139154504 gene encoding uncharacterized protein: MGRSRITEGVVSFCELEDFFFHYKIPWAYLNLSKFLLSQCTLHGVVLEGKLDATTGPKSHVICTIGCSYICLYYISVHPFFSFCGLIVICFSLFIRPLQRWTTVEKLDLMPPPLAVEAPPAPPDLPPAAPAVSGLATPDLAPAPATPDFGLAPAPATPGPAAPALAIASAVTPASSPSPKPYKNASSKKLCCFKIPRLGRQKK; encoded by the exons ATGGGCCGAAGCAGAATTACAGAGGGAGTAGTCTCATTTTGTGAGTTAgaggactttttttttcattacaaaaTTCCTTGGGCATATTTGAATTTGTCTAAATTCCTATTATCGCAATGTACTTTACATGGAGTTGTCCTTGAAGGCAAGTTAGATGCTACAACCGGTCCAAAAAGTCATGTCATATGCACTATTGGGTGTTCCTATATTTGCCTATATTATATCTCTGTAcatcctttcttttcattttgtggTCTTATAGTtatctgtttttctttatttattagaccTCTACAAAGGTGGACAACTGTGGAAAAACT GGACCTAATGCCACCACCACTAGCTGTTGaagctcctcctgctcctcctgatcttcctcctgctgctcctgctgtttCTGGTCTTGCTACTCCTGACCTTGCtcctgctcctgccactcctgattttggtctTGCCCCTGCTCCTGCTACTCCTggtcctgctgctcctgctctcGCTATTGCTTCTGCTGTTACTCCTGCTTCGTCTCCATCTCCAAAGCCTTATAAAAATGCCAGTTCAAAGAAACT GTGTTGTTTCAAGATTCCAAGGCTTGGGAGACAGAAGAAGTAA